Proteins found in one candidate division WOR-1 bacterium RIFOXYB2_FULL_36_35 genomic segment:
- a CDS encoding phosphoenolpyruvate carboxykinase: MMKLNDIKHKELKKWIQECAELCEPDNIYVCDGSEEEKKNFEKEAFKTGELIQLNQEKLPGCVYHRTHPNDVARTEDLTFICTKNKRDAGPNNNWISPKEAYKKAGAIFKGSMKGRTMYVIPFSMGPIGSPFSKIGVELSDSIYVVLNMRIMTRIGTNVLYVLGKKGEFTKCLHSKAELDLSKRMILHFPEDNTIWSVNSGYGGNVLLGKKCLALRIASYLGNKEGWMAEHMLIMGVEDPSGYIAYVAAAFPSACGKTNLAMLIPPKGLRHKGYRIWTVGDDISWMRIDSDGTLWAINPEYGMFGVAPGTNSKTNPNAMITISKNTIFTNVLLSKDGTVWWEDGEGDPPKEGIDWMGRPWRPGMKDELGKIIKGAHPNSRFTAPISQCPSVTNRLEHHHGVPISAIMFGGRRAKVAPLVYEAFSWQHGVFVGASMASERTAAQFGKQGELRHDPMAMLPFCGYNMGDYFKHWLKMGRKMSKPPKIFHVNWFRTDKKGNFLWPGFGENLRILEWIIARCRYSVGAKKTAIGNVPKLEDIDMAGLKMSKKDLEQALSVHKKDWILELKSQEEFFKKFGKFLPQEIWQEHRELKKRLGF; this comes from the coding sequence ATAATGAAATTAAACGATATAAAACATAAAGAATTAAAAAAATGGATACAAGAGTGCGCGGAGCTTTGTGAACCGGACAACATTTATGTTTGTGATGGTTCGGAAGAAGAGAAAAAAAATTTTGAGAAAGAGGCCTTTAAAACCGGCGAATTGATTCAGCTTAATCAAGAGAAACTACCTGGTTGTGTGTATCATAGAACCCATCCAAATGATGTTGCTCGTACTGAAGACTTAACCTTTATATGTACAAAAAACAAAAGGGATGCAGGGCCTAATAATAATTGGATATCGCCTAAAGAGGCATATAAAAAGGCGGGAGCTATATTTAAAGGATCAATGAAAGGTCGCACGATGTATGTCATCCCATTCTCGATGGGGCCTATAGGTTCGCCTTTTAGTAAAATTGGAGTTGAACTTTCAGATAGTATATATGTGGTTTTAAATATGAGAATTATGACAAGGATAGGGACCAACGTTCTTTATGTTCTTGGAAAAAAAGGCGAGTTTACAAAATGCCTTCACAGTAAAGCGGAACTTGACTTGAGCAAACGGATGATTCTTCATTTCCCGGAAGATAATACCATATGGAGCGTAAATTCAGGGTATGGAGGAAATGTATTGCTTGGCAAAAAATGTTTAGCTCTTCGAATTGCCTCTTATCTTGGGAATAAAGAGGGGTGGATGGCTGAACATATGCTTATTATGGGGGTGGAAGATCCTTCCGGATATATAGCTTATGTGGCGGCAGCTTTTCCAAGTGCTTGCGGCAAGACAAATCTTGCAATGCTTATACCTCCAAAAGGGTTAAGGCACAAAGGTTATCGTATTTGGACGGTGGGGGATGATATATCATGGATGAGAATAGATTCTGACGGCACTTTATGGGCTATAAATCCGGAATACGGGATGTTTGGCGTTGCTCCCGGGACAAATTCTAAAACAAATCCTAATGCTATGATTACTATAAGCAAAAATACAATTTTTACCAATGTTTTACTTTCAAAAGATGGGACAGTTTGGTGGGAAGATGGAGAGGGAGACCCTCCAAAAGAGGGGATTGATTGGATGGGCCGTCCTTGGCGGCCGGGGATGAAGGATGAATTAGGAAAAATCATAAAAGGGGCTCATCCGAATAGTCGATTTACAGCTCCGATTTCACAATGTCCATCTGTTACAAATAGATTAGAACATCATCATGGTGTACCGATTTCTGCGATTATGTTTGGAGGAAGAAGGGCAAAAGTTGCTCCTCTTGTGTATGAAGCGTTTAGTTGGCAGCACGGTGTTTTTGTTGGGGCATCAATGGCATCTGAACGTACTGCTGCTCAGTTTGGAAAACAGGGAGAGCTTCGTCATGATCCTATGGCAATGCTCCCTTTTTGCGGTTATAACATGGGTGATTATTTTAAGCATTGGCTTAAAATGGGGAGAAAGATGTCAAAACCGCCTAAAATTTTTCATGTAAACTGGTTTAGAACGGATAAAAAAGGAAATTTTCTATGGCCTGGATTTGGTGAAAACTTAAGAATTCTTGAGTGGATAATAGCTCGTTGCCGTTATAGTGTAGGAGCAAAAAAAACTGCGATTGGCAATGTGCCAAAACTCGAAGATATTGATATGGCAGGACTTAAAATGTCAAAAAAAGATTTAGAGCAAGCCTTATCTGTTCATAAAAAAGATTGGATTTTAGAGCTGAAAAGCCAGGAAGAGTTTTTTAAAAAATTTGGAAAATTTTTACCTCAAGAAATTTGGCAGGAACACAGAGAATTAAAAAAGAGATTAGGATTTTAA
- a CDS encoding 2-oxoacid:ferredoxin oxidoreductase subunit alpha, whose product MKDEISIVICGEAGQGIQTVETLLIEALKSAGFYIFCTKEYMSRVRGGANSIQIRVSEKPVSAYIKRTDILIPLIKEAVDHLGERISKETFIIQEDFTEEAKKIGDVVYSNVIAASTLAALFGINRETFYNLIEKKFSKKGEEVVQKNKEAADKGFEIGKKLSLEIEIKIEPKADKNDTLINGAQAVAMGTLAGGCNFIAAYPMTPSTGVFTYLASQEHEFGIVVEQAEDEISAMNMNLGAWYAGARGLVSTAGGGFDLMTEGLSLAGITETPIVIHLGQRPGPATGLPTRTEQGDLNIALYAGHGEFPRIILTPGNLEDAFYLTQKAFNLADKYQVPVFVLTDQFLVDSYYNIKPFDLSNVQNQHFIKETGVDYKRYQMTENGISPRGIPQFGEGLVCVDSDEHDESGHITESQAVRTSMNNKRLSKIDMIKSEIFPPELIGSYDYKTLLIGWGSTYLIIKEAIEKLGRNDLGFLYFKQVYPLHDSIVDYIKKAEKTIIIENNATAQFGKLIAKETGIVIKDAILKYDGLPFSVEEIMQRVSNG is encoded by the coding sequence ATAAAAGATGAAATATCCATTGTTATCTGCGGAGAAGCAGGTCAGGGGATCCAAACTGTTGAAACTCTTTTGATTGAAGCCCTAAAATCTGCTGGCTTTTATATCTTCTGCACAAAAGAGTATATGTCCCGTGTTCGCGGCGGTGCAAATTCCATCCAAATCAGAGTTTCAGAAAAACCCGTTTCCGCTTATATCAAAAGAACCGATATCCTTATCCCTTTAATAAAAGAAGCTGTAGATCATCTCGGAGAGAGAATTTCAAAAGAAACTTTTATCATCCAGGAGGATTTTACAGAAGAGGCAAAGAAGATAGGGGATGTGGTCTATTCCAATGTTATTGCGGCAAGTACCCTTGCGGCTTTATTTGGCATCAATCGCGAAACTTTTTACAATCTTATAGAAAAGAAATTTTCTAAAAAAGGTGAAGAAGTTGTTCAAAAAAACAAAGAAGCGGCAGACAAAGGTTTTGAAATCGGAAAGAAGCTTTCTTTAGAGATTGAGATAAAAATAGAACCAAAAGCAGATAAAAATGACACTTTAATTAATGGGGCGCAAGCTGTGGCAATGGGTACCCTTGCCGGCGGATGTAATTTTATTGCGGCATATCCCATGACTCCGTCAACGGGAGTATTTACCTATTTGGCTTCGCAGGAGCATGAATTTGGAATCGTTGTTGAGCAGGCGGAAGATGAGATTTCCGCGATGAACATGAATTTGGGGGCGTGGTATGCGGGAGCTCGCGGATTGGTTTCAACTGCCGGAGGCGGATTTGATCTAATGACGGAGGGATTGAGTCTTGCAGGCATTACAGAAACGCCAATAGTTATCCATTTAGGGCAAAGACCAGGGCCTGCGACAGGACTCCCCACAAGAACAGAACAGGGAGATTTAAATATTGCTTTATATGCCGGGCATGGGGAATTTCCCAGGATAATTTTAACTCCAGGCAATCTGGAAGACGCATTTTATCTTACCCAAAAAGCGTTTAATCTGGCGGATAAATATCAGGTGCCTGTTTTTGTCCTTACAGATCAATTTTTAGTTGATTCCTACTATAATATAAAGCCTTTTGATCTTTCTAATGTTCAAAACCAGCATTTTATCAAAGAAACAGGGGTGGATTACAAGAGATATCAAATGACAGAAAACGGAATTTCTCCCCGTGGGATTCCTCAATTTGGGGAGGGGCTTGTTTGCGTAGACAGCGATGAACATGATGAAAGCGGCCATATTACAGAGAGCCAGGCTGTGAGGACGAGCATGAACAATAAGAGGCTTTCAAAAATTGACATGATAAAAAGCGAGATTTTTCCTCCTGAATTAATTGGAAGTTATGATTATAAGACACTTTTAATAGGATGGGGATCGACTTATTTAATTATCAAAGAAGCAATTGAAAAGCTTGGAAGAAATGATCTTGGTTTTCTATATTTTAAACAGGTATATCCTTTGCATGATTCGATAGTTGATTATATTAAAAAAGCGGAAAAAACAATTATTATTGAAAATAACGCTACAGCTCAATTTGGAAAACTGATTGCAAAAGAGACGGGCATTGTCATAAAAGATGCGATCCTAAAATATGATGGCTTGCCGTTTTCGGTCGAAGAAATAATGCAAAGGGTGTCAAATGGATAA